Proteins found in one Actinokineospora alba genomic segment:
- a CDS encoding sunset domain-containing protein, producing the protein MPFFGQVWVWSLAGFLVGALLCWILIANPARKRVADLQNRLAASRRREAQAPADDYATPYSDPLPRAADFGDDYESHEFRSTPALVPGFESQGHGDYRDGFAQHDQRDEHDDRRDDEHDDQDTRRSDSGEFDQALFAAEHARLDTEDDYDVEQDRADSDHADHADQDDYDRAEDEQDQQDTADERGALRLGGVEETRHAGSLLGEANGATETTQYIPADRVAELSEAPAEQWFAGQPETADENLVDDLAEAEAEVARTRADERSDTGGGTIFTQHTTPIPAELIRRIDAEGEQDNTDDALIDDLDEEQEEQAAPDRTEVVPAPAASIDAATQFVRPVPPAPVVEPEPLPAPPVAQPVVATEPAEEPNLAYGEVRATTTTSALPKRIPAKPQGRIPFGIQPAPPAPATPATATAPAAEAERSLFEPIRPADETVAATSVLPESRPRRSRTALKQAPMGGVDPFVPPGPFGPGSAMPLPGGESPSSDYVIKASVTALRYCSPESPKFDRTIAEVWFRSVADAERVGFRPLA; encoded by the coding sequence ATGCCGTTCTTCGGTCAGGTGTGGGTATGGAGCCTCGCCGGATTCCTGGTCGGCGCGCTGCTGTGCTGGATCCTGATCGCGAACCCGGCACGCAAGCGCGTCGCCGATTTGCAGAACAGGCTCGCCGCTTCCCGCAGGCGTGAGGCCCAGGCGCCCGCCGACGACTACGCGACCCCGTACTCCGATCCTTTGCCGCGTGCCGCGGACTTCGGCGACGATTACGAATCGCACGAGTTCCGGTCGACGCCCGCTCTCGTTCCCGGCTTCGAGTCCCAGGGCCACGGCGATTACCGCGACGGTTTCGCCCAGCACGACCAGCGCGACGAGCACGACGACCGCCGCGACGACGAGCACGACGACCAGGACACTCGGCGCAGCGACAGCGGCGAGTTCGACCAGGCGCTGTTCGCCGCCGAGCACGCCCGCCTCGACACCGAGGACGACTACGACGTCGAGCAGGACCGCGCGGACAGTGACCACGCGGACCACGCGGACCAGGACGACTACGACCGCGCCGAGGACGAGCAGGACCAGCAGGACACTGCCGACGAGCGCGGCGCGCTGCGCTTGGGCGGGGTCGAGGAGACCCGGCACGCCGGGTCGCTGCTCGGCGAAGCCAACGGGGCCACCGAGACCACCCAGTACATCCCGGCCGACCGCGTGGCGGAGCTGAGCGAGGCTCCCGCCGAGCAGTGGTTCGCCGGGCAGCCCGAGACCGCCGACGAGAACCTCGTCGACGACCTGGCCGAAGCCGAGGCCGAGGTGGCCCGCACCCGGGCGGACGAACGGTCCGACACCGGCGGCGGCACGATCTTCACCCAGCACACCACCCCGATCCCCGCCGAGTTGATCCGCCGGATCGACGCCGAAGGCGAGCAGGACAACACCGACGACGCTCTCATCGACGATCTCGATGAAGAGCAGGAGGAGCAGGCCGCACCAGACCGGACCGAGGTCGTCCCGGCGCCCGCGGCGTCGATCGACGCCGCCACGCAGTTCGTCCGTCCCGTGCCGCCCGCGCCTGTCGTCGAGCCGGAACCACTGCCCGCGCCGCCAGTCGCGCAGCCAGTGGTAGCGACCGAGCCCGCGGAGGAACCGAACTTGGCGTACGGAGAGGTGCGCGCCACCACCACGACCAGCGCTCTGCCCAAGCGCATTCCGGCCAAGCCACAGGGTCGGATCCCGTTCGGCATCCAGCCCGCGCCGCCCGCGCCCGCCACCCCGGCGACCGCCACAGCGCCCGCGGCTGAGGCCGAGCGCTCGCTGTTCGAGCCGATCCGCCCCGCGGACGAGACCGTGGCCGCGACGTCGGTCCTGCCCGAGAGCCGCCCGCGGCGCTCGCGCACCGCGCTCAAGCAGGCGCCGATGGGCGGGGTCGACCCGTTCGTCCCGCCGGGGCCGTTCGGCCCGGGATCGGCGATGCCGTTGCCCGGTGGGGAATCCCCGTCGAGCGACTACGTCATCAAGGCGAGCGTCACCGCGCTTCGGTACTGCTCACCCGAGTCGCCGAAGTTCGACCGGACCATCGCCGAGGTGTGGTTCCGTTCGGTCGCCGACGCCGAGCGAGTGGGATTCCGACCGCTCGCCTGA
- the nuoL gene encoding NADH-quinone oxidoreductase subunit L, producing MSGTINLAAEVQQASGAASAAWLLLLLPAFGAAVLLLGGRRTDKWGHLLGSATVIAAFVYGLVLFFGSTSLAADDRLQNLSLFEWINVGALQIDFGLRLDPLSLTFVLLITGVGSLIHIYSIGYMHDDRDRRRFFGYLNLFIAAMLLLVLGNSFVTLYFGWEGVGLASYLLIGWYQGKDFAATAAKKAFIMNRVGDVGLALAIFLMFKTMGSTQFDVVFDKIGEQSTATVVAIGLLLLLGACGKSGQFPLQAWLPDAMAGPTPVSALIHAATMVTAGVYLIARSSPIYSLPQAADARFGVMIIGALTLIIGCIIGCAYDDFKKVLAYSTVSQIGYMILAVGLGPAGYALGIMHLLTHGFFKAGLFLGAGSVMHGMNDEGDIRRMGGLARKMPITFITWTLGYLALIGFPFLSGYFSKDAIIAAAFGEHGWRGWVFGGVALLGAGITAFYMTRLLILVFLGKPRYENLKSEDGRDYHPHESPSTMTIPMIVLAVGSVGAGAFLALGDRLAGWLEPSLDATLATHGPLSHGMIAVLTVALSALGALIAFLLFGRREQPVTRPARVSFPVRAARADLYGNHLNEALFGRPGIWLSRALVFVDNRGVDGLVNGLAAGLGGSSGRLRRTQTGFVRSYALSMLGGSIIVIAAFLMVRFA from the coding sequence GTGTCGGGAACTATCAACCTCGCTGCTGAGGTCCAGCAAGCCAGTGGCGCGGCGAGCGCTGCCTGGCTGCTGCTCCTGCTGCCCGCCTTCGGCGCGGCCGTGCTGCTGCTCGGCGGCCGCCGCACCGACAAGTGGGGCCACCTGCTCGGCAGCGCCACCGTGATCGCGGCCTTCGTCTACGGCCTGGTCCTCTTCTTCGGCAGCACGTCGCTCGCCGCGGACGACCGGCTGCAGAACCTGAGCCTGTTCGAGTGGATCAACGTCGGCGCGCTGCAGATCGACTTCGGGCTGCGCCTCGACCCGCTGTCGCTGACCTTCGTGCTGCTGATCACCGGTGTGGGCTCGCTGATCCACATCTACTCGATCGGCTACATGCACGACGACCGCGACCGCAGGCGGTTCTTCGGGTACCTGAACCTCTTCATCGCGGCGATGCTGCTGCTGGTCCTGGGCAACTCGTTCGTGACGCTCTACTTCGGCTGGGAGGGCGTCGGTCTCGCCTCCTACCTGCTCATCGGCTGGTACCAGGGCAAGGACTTCGCGGCCACGGCGGCGAAGAAGGCGTTCATCATGAACCGGGTCGGCGACGTCGGCCTGGCCCTGGCGATCTTCCTGATGTTCAAGACCATGGGCAGCACCCAGTTCGACGTGGTGTTCGACAAGATCGGCGAGCAGTCCACCGCGACCGTCGTCGCGATCGGCCTGCTGCTCCTGCTCGGTGCCTGTGGCAAGTCCGGCCAGTTCCCGCTGCAGGCCTGGCTTCCGGACGCGATGGCGGGCCCGACCCCGGTCTCGGCCCTGATCCACGCGGCAACCATGGTGACCGCGGGCGTGTACCTGATCGCCCGGTCCAGCCCGATCTACTCGCTGCCGCAGGCCGCGGACGCACGCTTCGGCGTGATGATCATCGGTGCGCTGACGCTGATCATCGGTTGCATCATCGGCTGCGCGTACGACGACTTCAAGAAGGTCCTCGCGTACTCGACGGTCAGCCAGATCGGCTACATGATCCTGGCCGTGGGCCTCGGCCCGGCCGGGTACGCGCTGGGCATCATGCACCTGCTCACGCACGGCTTCTTCAAGGCCGGGCTGTTCCTCGGGGCCGGTTCGGTCATGCACGGCATGAACGACGAGGGCGACATCCGCCGCATGGGCGGGCTGGCGCGCAAGATGCCGATCACCTTCATCACCTGGACCCTCGGCTACCTCGCGCTGATCGGCTTCCCGTTCCTGTCCGGCTACTTCTCCAAGGACGCGATCATCGCGGCGGCCTTCGGCGAGCACGGCTGGCGCGGCTGGGTCTTCGGCGGCGTGGCACTGCTCGGCGCCGGGATCACCGCGTTCTACATGACACGCCTGCTGATCCTGGTGTTCCTCGGCAAGCCGCGCTACGAGAACCTCAAGTCCGAGGACGGCCGCGACTACCACCCGCACGAGTCGCCGTCGACCATGACGATCCCGATGATCGTGCTGGCCGTCGGCTCGGTCGGCGCGGGCGCTTTCCTTGCCCTCGGCGACCGGCTCGCCGGCTGGCTCGAACCGTCCCTCGACGCGACGCTCGCCACGCACGGACCGCTGTCGCACGGCATGATCGCGGTCCTCACGGTCGCGCTGTCCGCGCTCGGCGCGCTCATCGCGTTCCTGCTCTTCGGTCGCCGCGAGCAGCCGGTCACCCGGCCGGCGCGGGTGTCGTTCCCGGTCCGCGCCGCGCGTGCCGACCTGTACGGCAACCACCTCAACGAGGCGCTGTTCGGTCGTCCGGGCATCTGGCTCAGCCGGGCGCTGGTCTTCGTCGACAACCGGGGTGTGGACGGTTTGGTCAACGGTCTCGCGGCGGGTCTGGGCGGTAGCTCGGGTCGCCTGCGGCGCACCCAGACCGGTTTCGTCCGCTCCTACGCGCTATCCATGCTCGGAGGATCGATCATCGTGATCGCCGCGTTCTTGATGGTGAGGTTCGCATGA
- a CDS encoding NADH-quinone oxidoreductase subunit J, with amino-acid sequence MSATLLAVQQTVSTGEAITFWVLGPLALAGGLGMIFARNAVHSALFLVLTMLSLGALYMVQQAPFLGFVQIIVYTGAIMMLFLFVLMLVGRDSSDSVVEVLRGQRLWAGVLGVGLAVLIVAAIARSLNEVTIMGLAGEQANGGDGNVANIGRLIFTDYLFPFELTSALLITAAVGAMILGYVDRHQKGRKTQKELVEARFRGEHDRPSPLPGPGVFATANSVATPALLPDGSVAPESLSRLIEATASQKLERERKAVAGTLPEPDARALAPGKEDGS; translated from the coding sequence GTGAGCGCGACGCTCCTCGCGGTCCAGCAGACCGTGTCCACCGGTGAGGCGATCACCTTCTGGGTGCTCGGCCCACTCGCCCTGGCGGGCGGGCTCGGCATGATCTTCGCCCGCAACGCGGTGCACTCGGCGCTGTTCCTGGTGCTGACGATGCTCAGCCTGGGCGCGCTGTACATGGTCCAGCAGGCGCCGTTCCTCGGCTTTGTGCAGATCATCGTCTACACCGGCGCGATCATGATGCTGTTCCTCTTCGTGCTGATGCTCGTCGGACGTGACTCCTCGGACTCCGTCGTCGAAGTGCTGCGCGGTCAGCGGCTGTGGGCGGGCGTCCTCGGCGTCGGTCTCGCGGTGCTGATCGTGGCCGCCATCGCGCGGTCGCTCAACGAGGTCACGATCATGGGGCTGGCGGGCGAGCAGGCCAACGGCGGCGACGGCAACGTCGCCAACATCGGCCGCCTGATCTTCACCGACTACTTGTTCCCCTTCGAGCTGACCTCGGCGCTGCTGATCACCGCCGCCGTCGGCGCGATGATCCTGGGCTACGTCGACCGGCACCAGAAGGGCCGCAAGACGCAGAAGGAACTGGTCGAGGCCCGCTTCCGCGGCGAGCACGACCGGCCTTCGCCGCTGCCCGGCCCCGGTGTGTTCGCCACGGCGAACTCGGTGGCCACCCCGGCCCTGCTGCCCGACGGCTCGGTCGCCCCGGAGTCGCTGTCGCGGCTCATCGAGGCCACCGCGTCGCAGAAGCTCGAGCGGGAGCGCAAGGCCGTCGCGGGCACGCTGCCCGAGCCCGACGCCCGCGCGCTCGCCCCCGGTAAGGAGGACGGGTCATGA
- the arfA gene encoding channel-forming protein ArfA/OmpATb, with amino-acid sequence MLIPALLALLATVTPFGKRDDVESDLALKSQNALAAAGISGADVRMDGVVANVSGVPAGQIDAARGAVESVDGVWSADIAGGPAGDNDSANPNDPNASGVPSASANPVPPAPSVPMTADLKDGSVVLGGSVPDEAARAELIASATQAAGGRPVVDQLTVTPGATLPAPAAELGKAVAILGTAPGNRGLSWDGDTVTLSGSVPTEQDKAAAAKAAAAMAPGVKVDDKLTVAAPAVDKAAVQQQINALIAAQPITFEPNTATLTPAGENTVQQIAPLLKGVSIEVGGHIADAPGNDSVDGQQLSDQRAATVHSRLTQLGVAADRMTAKGYGSTKPVAPNNTAAGQAANRRVEIVVL; translated from the coding sequence GTGCTGATCCCGGCCCTGCTCGCGCTGCTGGCCACCGTCACGCCGTTCGGCAAACGCGACGACGTCGAGTCCGACCTCGCGCTCAAGTCGCAGAACGCCCTCGCGGCGGCGGGAATCTCCGGTGCCGACGTGCGGATGGACGGCGTCGTCGCCAACGTCTCGGGTGTCCCGGCAGGCCAGATCGACGCCGCGCGCGGCGCGGTCGAGTCGGTCGACGGCGTCTGGTCGGCGGACATCGCGGGTGGGCCCGCGGGGGACAACGACAGCGCGAACCCCAATGATCCCAACGCTTCCGGTGTGCCGTCGGCTTCGGCGAACCCGGTGCCGCCCGCGCCGAGCGTGCCGATGACGGCTGACCTCAAGGACGGCTCGGTCGTGCTGGGCGGCAGCGTTCCCGACGAGGCGGCCCGTGCCGAACTCATCGCCTCCGCCACACAGGCGGCAGGCGGGCGGCCCGTCGTCGACCAGCTCACCGTGACCCCGGGCGCCACCCTGCCCGCGCCCGCCGCCGAACTCGGCAAGGCTGTCGCGATCCTGGGCACCGCTCCCGGAAACCGGGGCCTGAGCTGGGATGGCGACACCGTGACCCTGTCGGGTTCGGTGCCCACCGAGCAGGACAAGGCGGCGGCCGCGAAGGCCGCTGCCGCGATGGCACCGGGCGTCAAGGTCGACGACAAGCTGACCGTCGCCGCCCCGGCGGTCGACAAAGCGGCTGTGCAGCAGCAGATCAACGCGCTGATCGCCGCCCAGCCGATCACCTTCGAGCCCAACACGGCCACGCTCACCCCCGCGGGGGAGAACACGGTGCAGCAGATCGCGCCGCTGCTCAAGGGCGTGTCCATCGAGGTGGGCGGCCACATCGCCGACGCCCCGGGCAACGACAGTGTCGACGGGCAGCAGCTCAGCGACCAGCGCGCCGCCACCGTCCACTCGCGACTCACGCAGCTCGGAGTCGCCGCGGACCGCATGACCGCCAAGGGCTACGGCAGCACCAAGCCCGTGGCGCCCAACAACACCGCAGCAGGCCAGGCGGCCAACCGCCGGGTCGAAATCGTCGTCCTTTAG
- a CDS encoding NADH-quinone oxidoreductase subunit M — translation MTPTVSGDGSWVMAVLLLLPLVGAGVVMALRGNAKLAKQAALAFSLGELAMAACAWGKFEASGARLQQSFSFDWIPSFGVHISFGVDGIALVMIATIAVLTPIVIGAGWADKLPEGRTAGGFFALILLEQALTIGVFAATDVFLFYVLFELMLIPMYFLIGSYGGARRQYAAVKFFLYSFLGGLIMLASVIACYVMAGDELGQGTFDWQTLVGVVSDAPLSTQIWLFLGFFAAFAFKAPLVPFHTWLPDATAEAPIVVAVLLVGVLDKVGTFGFLRYLLPMFPDASKELAPWVLVLAIAGIVYGSLLATGQTDMKRFVAYVSIAHFGFIALGIFAFSTQAMAGSVTYMVNHSIATGMLILVIGMVVSRGGSTRIADYGGMSKLTPVLAGMFLIAGLSTLSLPGTNSFISEFLVLIGSFPNRPVFTIIATVGMVLAAIYVLWLYQRIMTGPLRGNALTAQEPPIDAPVDTTSGGPGAVKVQLEPEVSAHKAIFDLNGREKLVLAPLLLLIIGLGVYPKPVLDIVGPTVDATMCEAALVDPVPAERQLQCQ, via the coding sequence ATGACCCCGACAGTGTCCGGGGACGGCTCCTGGGTCATGGCCGTCCTACTCCTGCTGCCGCTCGTCGGCGCAGGCGTGGTGATGGCGCTTCGCGGGAACGCGAAACTCGCCAAGCAAGCCGCACTCGCGTTCTCCCTCGGCGAGCTGGCCATGGCCGCCTGCGCCTGGGGCAAGTTCGAGGCGAGCGGGGCGCGGCTGCAGCAGTCGTTCTCGTTCGACTGGATCCCGTCCTTCGGCGTGCACATCTCCTTCGGTGTCGACGGCATCGCGCTCGTCATGATCGCGACCATCGCCGTGCTGACCCCGATCGTGATCGGCGCGGGCTGGGCCGACAAGCTGCCCGAAGGCCGCACGGCGGGCGGGTTCTTCGCGCTCATCCTGCTGGAGCAGGCACTCACCATCGGCGTGTTCGCCGCGACGGACGTGTTCCTGTTCTACGTCCTCTTCGAGCTCATGCTGATCCCGATGTACTTCCTGATCGGCTCCTACGGCGGCGCCCGCAGGCAGTACGCGGCGGTGAAGTTCTTCCTGTACTCGTTCCTCGGCGGCTTGATCATGCTGGCGTCGGTGATCGCCTGCTACGTCATGGCGGGCGACGAACTGGGCCAGGGCACCTTCGACTGGCAGACGCTGGTCGGCGTGGTCTCCGACGCGCCGCTGAGCACGCAGATCTGGCTGTTCCTCGGCTTCTTCGCCGCGTTCGCCTTCAAGGCGCCGCTGGTGCCGTTCCACACCTGGCTGCCCGACGCCACCGCGGAGGCGCCCATCGTCGTCGCCGTGCTGCTCGTCGGCGTGCTCGACAAGGTCGGCACCTTCGGCTTCCTGCGCTACCTGCTGCCGATGTTCCCCGACGCCAGCAAGGAACTCGCGCCGTGGGTGCTGGTCCTCGCCATCGCGGGCATCGTCTACGGCTCGCTGCTGGCCACCGGGCAGACCGACATGAAGCGCTTCGTCGCCTACGTCTCGATCGCCCACTTCGGCTTCATCGCGCTGGGCATCTTCGCGTTCAGCACGCAGGCCATGGCGGGCTCGGTCACCTACATGGTCAACCACAGCATCGCCACGGGGATGCTGATCCTGGTGATCGGCATGGTGGTCAGCCGCGGCGGCTCGACCCGCATCGCCGACTACGGCGGCATGTCGAAGCTGACCCCGGTGCTCGCGGGCATGTTCCTGATCGCCGGTCTGAGCACGCTGTCGCTGCCGGGCACGAACTCGTTCATCAGCGAGTTCCTGGTCCTCATCGGCTCGTTCCCGAACCGGCCGGTGTTCACCATCATCGCCACCGTCGGCATGGTTCTGGCCGCGATCTACGTCCTCTGGCTCTACCAGCGGATCATGACCGGCCCGCTGCGCGGCAACGCGCTGACCGCCCAGGAACCGCCCATCGACGCGCCGGTCGACACGACCTCCGGCGGGCCCGGCGCGGTGAAGGTCCAACTCGAACCCGAGGTCAGCGCGCACAAGGCGATCTTCGACCTGAACGGCCGGGAGAAGCTGGTGCTCGCACCGCTGCTCCTGCTGATCATCGGCCTGGGTGTGTACCCGAAGCCGGTTCTCGACATCGTGGGTCCCACCGTGGACGCCACGATGTGTGAAGCGGCCCTGGTCGACCCGGTTCCCGCAGAGAGGCAACTGCAGTGTCAGTGA
- a CDS encoding polyprenyl synthetase family protein, giving the protein MTDTENSAISEVPASLGLDNADPALVEAVVTGLATVEELLRSVVHSDVDFVDQAALHLVKAGGKRFRPLFTLLSAQFNDGNTEQVIAAAAAVELVHLATLYHDDVMDEATMRRGDASANARWDNSIAILTGDFLFAHASMLVADLGASATRIIAETMRELVTGQMRETVGPRDSDPIEHYLSVIGQKTGSLIATAGRYGAMFSGATPEQTEALFKYGEIIGAAFQLSDDVIDIASPAAESGKTPGTDLREGVLTLPMLYAIDDGGDPRLTELLGGPITDDDDVEDALTRLRKSPGLERARKTLDEYAISAQNELAALPECAAREALDLLTRYVVARTR; this is encoded by the coding sequence GTGACTGACACCGAGAACTCGGCCATTTCCGAGGTGCCCGCGTCGCTGGGGCTCGACAACGCCGACCCGGCGCTCGTCGAGGCCGTCGTCACCGGCCTGGCGACGGTCGAGGAGCTGCTGCGCTCCGTCGTGCACAGCGACGTCGACTTCGTCGACCAGGCCGCCCTGCACCTGGTGAAGGCGGGTGGCAAGCGTTTTCGGCCGCTGTTCACCCTGCTGAGCGCCCAGTTCAACGACGGCAACACCGAGCAGGTCATCGCCGCCGCCGCCGCTGTGGAGCTGGTCCACCTGGCCACGCTGTACCACGACGACGTCATGGACGAGGCCACCATGCGCCGCGGCGACGCGAGCGCGAACGCCCGGTGGGACAACTCGATCGCCATCCTGACCGGCGACTTCCTCTTCGCCCACGCCTCCATGCTCGTCGCCGACCTCGGCGCGTCCGCGACCCGGATCATCGCCGAGACCATGCGCGAACTGGTCACCGGCCAGATGCGCGAGACCGTCGGACCCCGCGACAGCGACCCGATCGAGCACTACCTCTCGGTGATCGGCCAGAAGACCGGCTCCCTGATCGCCACCGCGGGCCGCTACGGCGCGATGTTCTCCGGGGCCACCCCCGAGCAGACCGAGGCGCTGTTCAAGTACGGCGAGATCATCGGCGCCGCGTTCCAGCTCTCCGACGACGTCATCGACATCGCCTCACCCGCCGCCGAGTCCGGCAAGACGCCCGGGACCGACCTGCGCGAAGGCGTGCTGACGCTGCCGATGCTCTACGCGATCGACGACGGCGGCGACCCCCGGCTCACCGAGCTGCTCGGCGGCCCGATCACCGACGACGACGACGTCGAGGACGCCCTCACCCGGCTGCGGAAGTCGCCCGGCCTGGAGCGCGCGCGCAAGACTCTCGACGAGTACGCAATTTCGGCGCAGAACGAATTGGCGGCCCTTCCGGAATGCGCGGCACGCGAGGCATTGGATCTACTGACACGTTATGTAGTCGCCCGTACCCGATAA
- the nuoN gene encoding NADH-quinone oxidoreductase subunit NuoN, whose amino-acid sequence MSTVLLLAQDQPLPPAPKVEAPPLTAIWPILIVLGAACVGVLFEAFLPRHQRWPAQVVLTLLTLAGAGISLALYLTDAPAAGELAMFGTLAVDRPALFLWGTLLALSFGAVLMIADRSVEPGGAFVATAAIRPGTIQDRAQVTATGMQTEVFPLTLFALGGMMIFCSANDLLTMFIALEVLSLPLYLMCGLARRRRLLSQEAAVKYFLLGAFASAFFLYGLALLYGYAGSVRLSDIAGAAAGTDRSDTLLFAGMALLIVGLLFKASVGPFHTWTPDVYQGAPTPVTAFMAACTKVAAFGGILRVLQVAFEATSWEWRSVLWGVAIVSMIIGAVLGLTQTDVKRMIAYSSVAHAGFLLVGAIALTEKGLSATLFYLLTYGFTTLAAFGVISLVRDSSGEATHLSQWAGLAKRSPLVAGVFTFILLALAGIPLTSGFVGKFVVFEAALADGMAPLVVIALIASAVAAFFYLRVIVLMYFSEPAADGPTVTVPGAFTTAAITLGVLVTLLLGIAPSFALDWAAGGAFAIR is encoded by the coding sequence ATGTCTACGGTCCTGCTGCTCGCCCAGGACCAGCCGTTGCCACCCGCCCCCAAGGTGGAGGCCCCGCCGCTCACCGCGATCTGGCCCATCCTGATCGTGCTCGGCGCGGCGTGCGTGGGTGTGCTGTTCGAGGCGTTCCTGCCCCGCCACCAGCGCTGGCCCGCGCAGGTCGTGCTCACGCTGCTGACGCTGGCGGGCGCCGGGATCTCCCTGGCGCTGTACCTGACGGACGCGCCCGCGGCCGGTGAGCTGGCCATGTTCGGCACGCTCGCCGTCGACCGCCCGGCGCTGTTCCTGTGGGGCACGCTGCTGGCGCTGTCGTTCGGCGCGGTGCTGATGATCGCCGACCGGTCGGTCGAGCCCGGTGGCGCGTTCGTCGCCACCGCGGCGATCCGCCCCGGCACCATCCAGGACCGGGCCCAGGTCACCGCGACCGGCATGCAGACCGAGGTCTTCCCGCTGACGCTGTTCGCGCTCGGCGGCATGATGATCTTCTGCTCGGCCAACGACCTGCTGACGATGTTCATCGCGCTGGAAGTGCTGTCGCTGCCGCTGTACCTGATGTGCGGCCTCGCCCGTCGTCGCCGCCTGCTCTCGCAGGAAGCGGCGGTCAAGTACTTCCTGCTCGGTGCGTTCGCCTCGGCGTTCTTCCTCTACGGCCTGGCCCTGCTCTACGGCTACGCGGGTTCTGTCCGGCTGTCCGACATCGCGGGCGCCGCGGCGGGCACGGACCGCTCCGACACCCTGCTGTTCGCCGGTATGGCGCTGTTGATCGTCGGCCTGCTGTTCAAGGCCTCCGTCGGCCCGTTCCACACCTGGACCCCCGACGTCTACCAGGGCGCGCCGACGCCGGTCACCGCGTTCATGGCCGCCTGCACCAAGGTCGCCGCGTTCGGCGGCATCCTGCGCGTCCTGCAGGTCGCGTTCGAGGCCACCAGCTGGGAATGGCGCAGCGTCCTCTGGGGCGTCGCGATCGTCTCGATGATCATCGGCGCGGTCCTCGGCCTGACCCAGACCGACGTCAAGCGGATGATCGCCTACTCCTCGGTGGCCCACGCGGGCTTCCTGCTCGTCGGCGCGATCGCGCTGACCGAGAAGGGCCTGTCGGCGACGCTGTTCTACCTGCTGACCTACGGCTTCACCACGCTGGCCGCGTTCGGCGTGATCAGCCTGGTCCGCGACTCCTCGGGCGAGGCGACGCACCTGTCGCAGTGGGCGGGCCTGGCGAAGCGCTCGCCGCTGGTGGCGGGCGTGTTCACCTTCATCCTGTTGGCGCTGGCCGGTATCCCGCTGACCAGTGGGTTCGTCGGCAAGTTCGTCGTGTTCGAGGCCGCCCTGGCCGATGGCATGGCCCCGCTGGTGGTCATCGCCCTGATCGCCTCGGCGGTCGCGGCGTTCTTCTACCTGCGGGTGATCGTGCTGATGTACTTCAGCGAGCCCGCCGCCGACGGCCCCACCGTCACGGTCCCGGGCGCGTTCACCACGGCCGCCATCACTCTCGGCGTCCTGGTGACCCTGCTGCTCGGCATCGCCCCCTCCTTCGCCCTCGACTGGGCGGCGGGCGGAGCGTTCGCCATCCGCTAG
- the nuoK gene encoding NADH-quinone oxidoreductase subunit NuoK → MTPTYYLLLSALLFTIGAVGVLVRRNAIVVFMCVELMLNAVNLTLVTFARINGDLSGQVMAFFVMVVAAAEVVVGLAIIMSIFRTRRTASVDDSNLLKY, encoded by the coding sequence ATGACCCCGACTTACTACTTGCTGCTGTCGGCGCTGCTGTTCACCATCGGCGCGGTCGGCGTCCTGGTGCGCCGCAACGCCATCGTCGTGTTCATGTGCGTCGAGCTGATGCTCAACGCCGTGAACCTGACGCTGGTGACGTTCGCGCGGATCAACGGCGACCTGTCCGGCCAGGTGATGGCGTTCTTCGTGATGGTCGTGGCCGCCGCCGAGGTGGTGGTGGGTCTGGCGATCATCATGTCGATCTTCCGCACCCGCCGCACCGCCTCGGTCGACGACTCCAACCTGCTGAAGTACTAG
- the nuoI gene encoding NADH-quinone oxidoreductase subunit NuoI: MSVFDPLKGFGVTFSTMFKKVVTEEYPENFPGTAPRYHGRHQLNRHPDGLEKCVGCELCAWACPADAIFVEGGDNTDDERYSPGERYGADYQINYLRCIGCGLCIEACPTRSLTMLNDFELADDDRQRLIYTKEQLLAPLLPGMEQPPHPMRLGDNEQDYYVNAPFLARKHGYPDSVGEELK; encoded by the coding sequence ATGAGCGTCTTCGATCCCCTCAAGGGCTTCGGAGTGACCTTCTCGACGATGTTCAAGAAGGTCGTCACCGAGGAGTACCCGGAGAACTTCCCCGGCACCGCACCGCGCTACCACGGCCGCCACCAGCTCAACCGACACCCGGACGGCCTGGAGAAGTGCGTCGGCTGCGAGCTGTGCGCCTGGGCGTGTCCCGCCGACGCGATCTTCGTCGAGGGCGGCGACAACACCGACGACGAGCGCTACTCGCCCGGTGAGCGCTACGGCGCCGACTACCAGATCAACTACCTGCGCTGCATCGGCTGCGGCCTGTGCATCGAGGCCTGCCCGACCCGGTCGCTGACCATGCTCAACGACTTCGAGCTGGCCGACGACGACCGGCAGCGGCTGATCTACACCAAGGAGCAGTTGCTCGCGCCGCTGCTGCCGGGCATGGAGCAGCCGCCGCACCCGATGCGCCTTGGCGACAACGAGCAGGACTACTACGTCAACGCTCCGTTCCTGGCGCGCAAGCACGGCTACCCGGACTCCGTCGGGGAGGAACTCAAGTGA